The following proteins are encoded in a genomic region of Leptospira langatensis:
- a CDS encoding LPS-assembly protein LptD — protein sequence MRPWIRNCLILLFLPGLAWAQQTGDPGPRTSGVPEASATEDDTQRSVVKTRNRLLGRSIEILTEREVDEQLENLGLSREGSIYTRRKRLKAALGEKEDNKPDFSALAESNKKELPMVIENAAEGELMRVDKTKGGVLVLRGRVRLKLRTGALEAETISVDSDRQEIYAEGGIKFEDGRARVTGDKFIYDYKLDKGVVYNTKGTMSPAYFVGEKFKKLDDKRYMLEMGYFTSCNAEKPHYSFKVDKVTIYDDKTIIGSNVRFQVGGTTVFWLPFFYNNNLGNGWNTQMGKNNTQGLFMQNSFQWSVLPGNSWAPMGYKFRADFYEMTGQAFQTEMWRQSPNLNYQIDLGYANHKAYQIVPGYQNRFANYGLGTTGVTNEIDKGDYYGTNIPNVGVDKDPWWKGRIFLNSKTNNTEKDVTRNISIQYENYTNRLFEYEYGNRYQPNNSLQSLYTYRDVRFGYVRNTLEWKADYTENRGDLSVNVNMKRNMIFYNLSPLSKSGYFPTVDVLPSTTIKNSSEVARLPYFETPVYWDSYLTNTLLRFYGVPVQEKLKIPTLDGSYDDPTGAYRENLLRTQSFLQGETGFRTSMNFGSYISLAPAVYYGAKKQSAQLPAGTASSSTVNTNFTSLERSLARDSYQYFRTNTNLRVGAPILFFNATYRKLEAEKPELQDPILMKNRQHEVELSLESYALENFEISLRTIRDLRNFSDQYQPQPTNKERWYYTVFRFAGYIDFLEGFSKRKRSLLERKRSFYSGIFFNNDFVYHTPLGRPLSNNLTVSYKMGGFRLPFLRYIRELEMGGTWYHIYYASMVDNYRVYAKASIDITRELGFEAEIDSRVTEPWRYTNQTDNYYYQRYILNQDPTAPFTSMNMTSANFGQDLINGTGINGTQARQNTALNINRVMGTIKYNLHTMNFRLGLSSDLRSVPGGTTGASQVTFYDQSVFFSISLTDFSLGQEDSSQLTRMRLYRFKKRPLKAGYVEGVESQ from the coding sequence ATGCGCCCCTGGATCCGAAATTGTTTAATCCTCCTTTTTCTGCCGGGCCTTGCTTGGGCCCAGCAGACGGGCGACCCAGGCCCTCGTACTTCCGGGGTTCCGGAAGCAAGCGCGACCGAAGACGATACCCAAAGATCCGTAGTAAAGACTAGAAACCGATTGCTCGGAAGATCCATCGAGATCTTAACCGAGAGGGAGGTGGACGAGCAGCTGGAAAACCTAGGTCTTTCCAGAGAAGGCTCCATTTATACCAGACGCAAACGACTCAAAGCCGCTCTCGGGGAAAAAGAGGACAATAAACCCGACTTCTCCGCGTTAGCCGAAAGCAATAAGAAGGAACTCCCCATGGTGATCGAGAACGCCGCGGAAGGAGAACTCATGAGAGTGGACAAGACCAAGGGTGGAGTTCTCGTTTTGCGGGGAAGGGTCCGACTGAAACTTCGCACCGGAGCCTTGGAGGCGGAGACGATCTCCGTGGATTCGGATCGGCAGGAGATCTATGCGGAAGGCGGGATCAAATTCGAGGACGGAAGAGCGAGAGTCACCGGGGACAAATTCATCTACGATTATAAACTGGATAAAGGAGTGGTCTATAATACCAAAGGGACCATGTCTCCGGCTTACTTTGTAGGAGAAAAGTTCAAGAAGCTAGATGATAAGCGTTACATGCTCGAAATGGGCTATTTCACTTCTTGTAACGCAGAGAAGCCTCACTATTCCTTCAAAGTGGACAAGGTTACGATCTATGACGATAAGACGATCATAGGATCGAATGTGCGCTTTCAAGTCGGAGGCACCACCGTCTTCTGGCTTCCGTTCTTCTATAATAATAATTTAGGCAATGGTTGGAACACTCAGATGGGTAAGAATAATACCCAAGGTTTGTTCATGCAGAACTCCTTCCAGTGGTCCGTATTGCCTGGGAATTCCTGGGCTCCGATGGGCTATAAGTTCCGGGCGGACTTCTATGAAATGACCGGTCAGGCGTTTCAAACGGAAATGTGGAGACAGAGCCCGAACTTAAATTATCAGATCGATTTAGGATACGCCAACCATAAAGCCTATCAGATCGTTCCGGGGTACCAGAACAGATTTGCGAATTACGGACTGGGCACCACCGGGGTCACGAACGAAATCGATAAGGGAGACTATTACGGGACCAATATCCCGAATGTCGGAGTGGACAAGGATCCTTGGTGGAAGGGTAGGATCTTCTTAAATTCCAAAACCAATAACACCGAAAAGGACGTTACCCGGAATATCTCTATTCAATACGAGAATTATACGAATCGATTGTTCGAATATGAGTATGGGAATAGATATCAACCCAATAACAGTTTGCAGTCATTGTATACCTACAGGGACGTTCGATTCGGTTATGTTCGAAACACTCTAGAATGGAAGGCGGATTATACGGAGAACAGGGGAGATCTCTCGGTGAACGTGAACATGAAGAGAAATATGATCTTCTACAACCTGAGCCCTCTTTCGAAGTCCGGTTATTTTCCTACTGTGGACGTTCTTCCTTCCACTACGATCAAGAATAGTTCCGAGGTAGCGAGACTTCCTTATTTTGAGACACCTGTCTATTGGGATTCCTATTTAACGAATACCCTGTTGAGATTCTATGGGGTCCCCGTTCAGGAAAAGTTGAAGATCCCTACACTTGATGGGAGTTACGACGATCCAACCGGAGCCTATCGGGAAAATCTATTGAGAACGCAATCCTTCTTACAGGGAGAAACAGGGTTTCGTACTTCTATGAACTTTGGAAGTTATATCTCCTTGGCTCCTGCGGTATATTATGGAGCAAAGAAACAATCGGCTCAGTTGCCTGCCGGAACCGCTTCTTCCAGCACGGTGAATACGAACTTTACTTCTTTGGAAAGAAGTCTTGCTCGGGATAGTTATCAGTATTTCAGAACGAATACGAACCTGAGAGTAGGAGCTCCTATCCTATTCTTTAACGCTACCTATCGTAAGTTGGAAGCGGAGAAGCCCGAATTGCAGGATCCCATCCTGATGAAGAACAGGCAGCATGAGGTGGAGCTTTCCTTGGAGAGTTACGCTCTGGAGAATTTCGAGATCTCACTTCGTACCATCCGAGATCTTCGGAATTTCTCGGATCAGTATCAACCCCAACCTACGAATAAGGAGCGTTGGTACTATACTGTATTCAGATTTGCTGGTTATATAGACTTCTTAGAAGGATTCAGCAAACGCAAACGAAGCCTCTTAGAAAGAAAGAGAAGCTTTTATTCAGGGATCTTCTTCAATAACGACTTCGTATACCATACTCCCCTTGGCAGACCTCTTTCGAATAACCTGACCGTTTCCTATAAGATGGGAGGATTCCGTCTTCCTTTCTTAAGATATATTAGAGAGTTGGAAATGGGCGGGACCTGGTATCATATATATTATGCTTCTATGGTGGATAATTACCGGGTATATGCGAAGGCGAGCATTGATATCACAAGAGAGCTTGGCTTCGAAGCGGAGATAGATTCCAGAGTGACGGAGCCATGGAGATATACCAACCAAACGGATAATTATTACTACCAAAGATATATCCTGAACCAGGATCCTACGGCTCCGTTCACTTCCATGAACATGACCTCCGCTAATTTTGGACAGGACTTGATCAATGGAACCGGGATCAATGGAACTCAGGCTCGTCAGAATACTGCATTGAATATCAATCGTGTCATGGGGACTATAAAGTATAATTTACATACCATGAACTTCCGTTTAGGATTAAGTAGCGACTTGAGATCCGTTCCTGGAGGAACCACAGGTGCGAGCCAGGTTACCTTTTACGACCAGTCCGTCTTCTTCTCTATATCTCTTACGGATTTCAGTCTGGGCCAGGAAGATTCCTCTCAGTTGACGAGAATGCGTTTGTATAGATTCAAAAAGCGTCCGCTAAAAGCCGGTTATGTGGAGGGAGTGGAATCTCAATAA
- the mfd gene encoding transcription-repair coupling factor, with the protein MAKSSSVPSDWKKPLEDLLSSVQPGVRISSVPSSVHSLLAASIFKTRKSSSIVIAPTSTEAEFLYREALSYLDSDSICYLPGQEVLPYEYMRYPQEMKRERIKALARILSGEKALVFTSVSGFLKTLPEASALKGRSLLIKIDQEIQPENLMRELIRLGYHRVDMCQAFGEFSLKGGILDVFSSFSSDPVRIDFFGDEIESIRTFDPETQRSSDSLQEALLLPADEFVLTEEQKEKYRELIAKADTSLHLPEIPDGSGGTYYEELIPMIRENRGILSFFNTKPLLIFPDPNGVKERTSHLQREYSSLYEKRSTEILCASPAHLLSEGDELSALEKVQGVSFTQLPPSKDEDLICPIKEAPGFKGKIREVREKIGELKLEEGWRVILTSSFEAQTQRLLGLFGSEGIRLLNPEATEPEPISIPPRSGDDVYLAVSEIRNGFLWEEEKLLLLSENDVFGREYKRKTRFKKQNSKAIQSFLDLKEGDFVVHVNHGVGKFLKIERVNAGGKERDFLKLEYHGADTLFVPLDQISLVQRFVGGTERPRLDSLGKSTWKKTKDRVQKAVEGLAEDLVRMYSNRIKLQGYSFPPDTIYQEEFEAEFEYEETPDQIEAIEAVKKDLESPKPMDRLVCGDVGYGKTEVAIRAAFKVAMAGKQILMLAPTTILALQHYNNMRKRFENYPISVELVSRLRTPGETRDVLKRFASGKVDMVIGTHAVLANSVQPKNLGLLIIDEEQRFGVNHKESIKKIKNLVDVLTLTATPIPRTLHMALTGIRELSIIATPPKNRQSVETYVIEEDEEVLREAIRNELAREGQVFYLYNRVESIEQETKRLNEIVPEASIGVLHGQMTEEEIEETLVDFYARKFDILVTTTIIESGIDIPNVNTLIVKRADLFGLSQLYQIRGRVGRSDRKAFAYLLLPKDRVVTEDAEKRLNTIYEYQELGSGFKVAMRDLEIRGAGNLLGKEQSGDIMEVGFDLYVQMLEEAIARIKGEDVKIEVRTAINLDSNFFIPETYISDTRQKIEFYKRFEGARDLDEIEEVTREMTDRFGEPPEEAKTFLMLEKIRTLASVLGFESVSELGEEIRLKLGSHFLGSYEKIVNLISARMGLTMNPREPNVLLYIPGKANLKDKLSQLVYLLTEMQPDKK; encoded by the coding sequence ATGGCTAAGTCTTCTTCCGTTCCTTCTGATTGGAAAAAGCCTCTGGAAGATCTTTTGTCCTCGGTCCAACCGGGGGTTAGGATCTCTTCCGTTCCGAGTTCTGTACATTCTCTTTTGGCAGCGAGTATTTTTAAGACTCGAAAATCCTCTTCTATCGTAATTGCTCCTACAAGTACGGAGGCGGAGTTCCTATACAGGGAAGCGTTGAGCTATCTAGATTCGGATTCTATCTGTTATCTGCCGGGCCAGGAAGTCTTGCCATACGAATACATGCGTTATCCGCAAGAGATGAAGAGAGAAAGGATCAAGGCTCTCGCTCGTATTCTCTCCGGCGAAAAGGCCTTGGTATTCACTTCTGTTTCCGGTTTTCTGAAGACCTTGCCCGAGGCTTCCGCGTTAAAAGGAAGATCTCTTTTGATCAAGATAGACCAAGAGATCCAGCCGGAAAACTTAATGAGAGAACTCATTCGTCTGGGATACCATCGCGTGGATATGTGCCAGGCCTTCGGTGAATTCAGTTTGAAGGGAGGGATCTTGGATGTGTTTTCTTCCTTCTCCTCGGACCCAGTTCGGATAGATTTCTTTGGGGATGAGATAGAATCCATTCGTACCTTCGATCCGGAAACCCAGAGATCTTCCGATTCTCTGCAAGAGGCGCTTCTTTTGCCTGCGGATGAATTCGTTCTCACCGAAGAGCAGAAGGAAAAATATAGGGAATTGATCGCAAAAGCGGACACTTCTTTGCATTTGCCTGAGATCCCGGACGGTTCCGGAGGAACATATTACGAGGAATTGATCCCGATGATCCGGGAGAATCGTGGTATTTTATCTTTTTTTAATACGAAACCCTTGCTTATTTTTCCGGATCCGAACGGGGTCAAGGAAAGGACTTCTCATTTACAAAGGGAATATTCCTCGCTCTACGAAAAAAGAAGCACCGAGATCCTATGCGCATCCCCTGCTCATCTTTTGAGCGAGGGAGATGAATTGAGCGCCTTGGAAAAAGTGCAAGGAGTGAGTTTTACTCAACTTCCTCCGAGTAAGGACGAGGATCTGATCTGCCCGATCAAAGAGGCTCCGGGCTTCAAGGGAAAGATCCGAGAAGTACGAGAAAAAATCGGAGAATTAAAGTTGGAAGAAGGCTGGAGAGTGATCCTTACTTCCTCCTTCGAGGCACAGACCCAGAGACTTCTGGGGCTATTCGGATCCGAAGGAATTCGTTTATTAAACCCGGAGGCGACGGAACCGGAACCGATCTCCATTCCTCCAAGATCAGGAGATGACGTATACCTCGCAGTCTCCGAGATACGGAATGGGTTTCTTTGGGAGGAAGAGAAACTTCTTCTTTTATCCGAGAATGACGTATTCGGCAGGGAATACAAACGTAAGACTAGATTCAAAAAACAGAATAGTAAGGCCATCCAAAGTTTCTTGGATCTGAAGGAAGGGGACTTCGTGGTTCACGTAAACCATGGGGTCGGAAAATTCCTGAAGATCGAAAGAGTGAACGCAGGCGGAAAGGAAAGGGATTTCCTAAAATTAGAATACCATGGAGCGGATACTCTATTCGTTCCCTTGGATCAGATCTCCCTTGTCCAAAGATTCGTAGGTGGAACAGAAAGACCGAGACTGGATAGTCTTGGAAAGAGCACTTGGAAGAAGACAAAGGATAGGGTCCAAAAGGCGGTCGAGGGACTGGCAGAAGATCTGGTTCGGATGTATTCCAATCGGATCAAGTTACAGGGATATTCTTTTCCTCCGGATACGATCTACCAAGAAGAGTTCGAGGCCGAGTTTGAATACGAGGAAACTCCGGATCAGATCGAGGCGATCGAAGCGGTCAAGAAGGACTTAGAATCCCCTAAGCCTATGGATCGATTGGTATGCGGGGACGTCGGCTATGGAAAGACGGAGGTTGCGATCCGTGCCGCATTCAAGGTGGCGATGGCAGGTAAGCAGATCCTTATGCTTGCTCCCACTACGATCCTTGCATTACAACATTATAATAATATGAGAAAGAGGTTCGAGAATTACCCGATCAGTGTGGAGCTTGTTTCTCGTCTTCGGACTCCCGGCGAGACCAGGGATGTCCTGAAAAGATTCGCTTCCGGGAAAGTGGATATGGTGATTGGGACCCACGCTGTGCTAGCTAACTCGGTCCAGCCCAAGAACCTGGGACTTCTCATCATAGACGAAGAGCAAAGATTCGGGGTGAACCATAAGGAATCCATTAAGAAGATAAAGAATCTGGTGGATGTGCTGACCCTTACCGCGACCCCGATCCCTAGGACTTTGCATATGGCATTGACCGGGATCCGAGAACTTTCCATTATCGCGACCCCTCCTAAGAACAGACAAAGCGTAGAAACATACGTGATCGAAGAGGACGAAGAGGTTCTTCGAGAGGCCATTCGGAACGAACTCGCAAGAGAAGGCCAGGTCTTCTATCTTTATAATCGTGTGGAATCGATTGAGCAAGAAACCAAGAGATTAAACGAAATCGTTCCGGAAGCTTCTATTGGGGTGCTGCATGGACAAATGACGGAAGAAGAGATCGAAGAGACCCTTGTGGACTTCTATGCACGTAAGTTCGATATTTTAGTCACTACTACCATTATAGAATCAGGGATCGATATCCCGAATGTGAATACTCTGATCGTCAAGAGAGCCGATCTATTCGGACTTTCCCAGCTTTATCAGATCCGAGGAAGAGTGGGCCGAAGCGATCGAAAGGCATTTGCGTATCTTCTTCTCCCGAAAGACAGAGTGGTAACGGAAGATGCGGAGAAGCGTTTGAATACCATCTATGAATACCAAGAACTCGGTTCCGGATTCAAAGTGGCCATGCGAGATCTAGAGATCAGAGGAGCGGGAAATCTTTTGGGCAAGGAACAGTCCGGGGATATCATGGAGGTCGGATTCGATCTCTATGTGCAGATGCTGGAAGAAGCGATCGCACGCATCAAGGGAGAGGATGTGAAGATAGAGGTCCGCACTGCGATCAATCTGGATTCCAACTTCTTCATTCCGGAAACCTATATTTCGGATACAAGACAAAAGATCGAATTCTATAAACGATTCGAAGGTGCGAGAGACTTGGACGAGATAGAGGAAGTCACTCGGGAAATGACGGATCGTTTCGGCGAACCTCCCGAAGAGGCCAAGACATTTCTCATGTTGGAGAAGATCCGCACTCTTGCTTCCGTCCTTGGCTTCGAATCCGTATCCGAACTAGGAGAGGAGATCCGTTTAAAATTAGGTTCCCATTTTTTAGGGAGCTATGAGAAAATTGTGAACTTGATCTCCGCAAGAATGGGGCTCACCATGAATCCTAGAGAACCGAATGTGCTTCTGTACATTCCGGGCAAAGCCAATCTAAAAGACAAACTTTCGCAATTAGTGTACTTATTAACGGAAATGCAGCCTGACAAAAAGTAA
- a CDS encoding undecaprenyl-diphosphate phosphatase: protein MNSYLNAFFRSILESLTEFLPVSSTGHLFLFSSFFPFVEGEEFDDLFDIFIQSGAILSVLILYRDKFFLQGRSALSYLRKKEAEKEGFLFLAQVTVGFLPIMVAGFAFRGFLDKIKGREDILAILGWAWLVGGVFILLSEYWFQRNSKEKGENPIRLKDAAIIGIFQCLALIPGISRSGATIVTARFLGKDAKNSAEFSFFVAVPVLFLASTYKLYKHRNVLDGDNLPILILGFVASFLLCFLVIKWFLKYLQAHTFSGFGWYRILLGIAVLSFYKLVMQD, encoded by the coding sequence TTGAATTCATATCTAAACGCTTTTTTCCGTAGCATTTTAGAATCGCTCACGGAATTTCTACCGGTGTCCTCCACGGGACACCTTTTCCTCTTCTCCTCTTTCTTCCCGTTTGTGGAAGGAGAGGAATTCGACGATCTATTCGATATATTCATCCAAAGTGGTGCGATCCTATCTGTCCTGATCTTATATAGGGATAAATTCTTCCTACAAGGAAGGTCCGCTCTTTCTTATCTTCGCAAAAAAGAAGCTGAAAAGGAAGGCTTTCTGTTCTTAGCCCAGGTTACAGTCGGCTTTCTTCCCATCATGGTCGCAGGCTTTGCATTTAGGGGATTTCTGGATAAGATCAAGGGAAGAGAGGATATTCTCGCAATTCTAGGTTGGGCCTGGCTTGTAGGAGGAGTCTTCATTCTTCTTTCTGAATATTGGTTTCAAAGAAATTCAAAGGAGAAGGGTGAGAACCCGATCCGTTTGAAGGACGCTGCGATCATTGGGATCTTCCAATGCTTGGCATTGATCCCCGGTATTTCCCGTTCTGGAGCTACCATTGTAACTGCAAGATTTCTAGGAAAGGACGCAAAGAATTCAGCCGAGTTTTCCTTTTTCGTAGCGGTGCCTGTTTTGTTTCTGGCAAGCACCTATAAATTGTACAAACACAGAAACGTTTTGGACGGAGACAATTTGCCTATTTTGATCCTTGGATTTGTGGCTTCCTTTCTACTCTGCTTCCTGGTAATAAAATGGTTCCTGAAGTATTTGCAGGCTCATACATTTTCCGGATTCGGCTGGTATCGCATTCTATTGGGAATTGCGGTGCTATCCTTCTATAAATTAGTAATGCAGGACTGA
- a CDS encoding lipoprotein LipL31, producing the protein MKRLSVSLIVIFSIVAYANCGDGTPVIESIDGNKVTTASFEAAYDTALDTLSRTQNIEKKNIIKFLTESEDKVPQSFLVLRNEFKKRRFFENYRQMLVIKAAADKSGFSKRADIKEILKFQEMQLISNMYITEQIESRIKITEQELEAGCKELRAKYKQAESLTIEQCYDAVRAQIKGEKSKTVYQSVIDRIKEGVSIKHNDKFDLEKYLDQEFTFPDSKKGEAAPASAATPAPAATPATETK; encoded by the coding sequence ATGAAACGGCTATCTGTATCTTTAATTGTAATATTTTCAATCGTTGCGTATGCGAACTGTGGGGACGGAACCCCTGTCATCGAATCCATTGATGGCAATAAGGTGACTACCGCAAGCTTCGAAGCTGCATACGATACCGCTCTTGATACCCTGAGCCGCACTCAAAACATCGAAAAGAAAAATATCATCAAGTTCTTAACCGAAAGCGAAGACAAAGTTCCTCAAAGCTTTTTAGTTCTAAGAAACGAATTCAAGAAGAGAAGATTCTTTGAGAACTATCGCCAGATGTTGGTGATCAAGGCTGCCGCAGATAAAAGCGGTTTCAGCAAGAGAGCAGATATTAAGGAAATCTTAAAGTTCCAAGAGATGCAGTTGATCTCTAACATGTACATCACCGAACAGATCGAATCTAGGATCAAGATCACTGAACAAGAGTTAGAAGCTGGTTGTAAGGAGCTGAGAGCGAAATACAAACAAGCAGAGTCTCTTACTATCGAGCAATGCTATGATGCAGTTCGCGCTCAGATCAAGGGTGAAAAATCCAAGACTGTATACCAATCCGTTATCGACAGGATCAAAGAAGGCGTTTCTATCAAGCATAACGATAAGTTCGACCTGGAAAAATACCTAGACCAAGAATTCACTTTCCCAGATTCTAAGAAGGGAGAAGCAGCTCCGGCTTCCGCGGCGACTCCTGCTCCGGCGGCTACGCCAGCAACGGAAACCAAGTAA